The Faecalibacterium prausnitzii genome includes a window with the following:
- a CDS encoding radical SAM mobile pair protein A — protein sequence MSVCIKDQIQNMNLVIGCTVGCAYCYARNNVKRWHMIDDFADPEFFPGKLKMMEKKRPQNFLLTGMSDLSGWKSEWRDEVFEKIRENPQHQFLFLTKRPDLLDFDTDLENAWFGVTVTRKAELWRIDALRENVRAKHYHVTFEPLFDDPGTVDLSGINWIVVGTMTGAQSRKIHTEPEWAWSLADQAHKLGIPVFMKEDLVPIIGDENMIQEMPEEFNKVLEVQKSWKKK from the coding sequence ATGAGTGTTTGCATCAAAGATCAGATTCAAAACATGAATCTCGTCATCGGATGTACAGTGGGGTGTGCATATTGCTATGCCCGCAATAATGTGAAACGCTGGCATATGATTGATGACTTTGCTGACCCTGAATTCTTTCCGGGTAAGCTCAAGATGATGGAAAAGAAACGTCCGCAGAACTTTCTTCTTACCGGTATGAGCGATCTTTCCGGCTGGAAGTCAGAATGGAGAGACGAGGTATTTGAAAAAATCCGTGAAAATCCACAGCATCAGTTCCTGTTCCTTACAAAGCGACCAGATCTGCTGGATTTTGATACAGATTTGGAAAACGCATGGTTTGGTGTTACGGTGACGAGAAAAGCAGAACTGTGGCGTATTGACGCACTACGGGAAAATGTCAGAGCAAAACATTACCATGTTACCTTTGAGCCGTTATTCGACGATCCCGGCACAGTTGACCTTTCCGGAATCAATTGGATCGTTGTCGGCACCATGACCGGAGCTCAGAGCAGGAAGATTCATACGGAGCCGGAATGGGCATGGTCTCTGGCGGACCAGGCACATAAGCTCGGCATTCCGGTGTTTATGAAGGAAGACCTTGTTCCTATCATAGGGGATGAAAATATGATTCAGGAAATGCCGGAAGAATTTAATAAAGTGTTAGAGGTACAGAAATCATGGAAGAAGAAATAA
- a CDS encoding radical SAM mobile pair protein B, translating to MEEEINGILIREVETKNIMTKSSLPVGGYSVNPYVGCTHACKYCYASFMKRFTGHTEEWGTFLDVKHWPEIKNPKKYAGQRVVIGSVTDGYNPQEEQFGNTRKLLEQLIGSDADILICTKSDLVVRDIDLLKKLGRVTVSWSINTLDENFKNDMDSASSIERRIAAMKQVYEAGIRTVCFVSPVFPGITNFEAIFERVKDQCDLFWLENLNLRGGFKKTIMDYIAGKYPDLVPLYDEIYNKHNRSYFEALEVKAEEMAKKYDCPFVDNEMPYGRVPQGHPVIVDYFYHEEIRGTENTGKRNRSTEIL from the coding sequence ATGGAAGAAGAAATAAATGGAATCCTCATTCGTGAGGTGGAAACAAAGAACATCATGACTAAGTCTAGTCTGCCGGTAGGTGGTTACTCGGTCAATCCCTATGTGGGCTGTACACATGCCTGCAAGTATTGCTATGCTTCTTTTATGAAGCGCTTTACCGGGCACACGGAAGAATGGGGCACTTTCCTTGATGTGAAGCATTGGCCGGAAATTAAGAATCCGAAGAAATATGCCGGACAGCGGGTGGTCATCGGTTCTGTGACAGATGGCTACAATCCACAGGAGGAGCAATTCGGGAATACCAGAAAACTTCTGGAGCAGCTGATCGGCAGTGACGCAGATATTCTGATCTGCACAAAGTCGGATCTTGTGGTACGAGATATTGATCTGCTGAAGAAGCTTGGACGAGTAACCGTTTCATGGTCGATCAACACACTAGATGAAAATTTCAAGAACGATATGGACTCTGCTTCTAGCATTGAGCGCCGTATCGCTGCTATGAAGCAGGTATATGAAGCAGGTATCCGTACAGTCTGTTTCGTATCTCCGGTATTCCCCGGTATCACGAATTTTGAAGCAATCTTTGAGCGGGTAAAGGATCAGTGCGATCTGTTCTGGCTCGAAAATCTCAATCTTCGAGGCGGTTTCAAAAAGACAATTATGGATTATATCGCCGGAAAATATCCTGATCTTGTACCACTTTACGACGAGATCTATAACAAGCATAACCGCAGCTACTTTGAAGCACTTGAAGTAAAAGCTGAGGAAATGGCTAAGAAGTATGATTGTCCCTTTGTGGATAATGAAATGCCTTATGGCAGAGTCCCGCAGGGACATCCGGTGATCGTAGATTATTTCTATCATGAGGAAATCCGAGGGACAGAAAATACCGGAAAAAGAAATCGTTCAACAGAAATTTTGTAA
- a CDS encoding GNAT family N-acetyltransferase: MKIREVNENKKQFISLLLLADEQESMVDRYLEKGTMYVLEDNDVKAECVVTDEGNEILEIKNIAVDPENQGKGYGKALIDFLAGKYADEYSVLQVGTGDSPLTIPFYEKCGFVRSHKIPNFFTDNYDHLINEGGIQLIDMVYLQRHI; this comes from the coding sequence ATGAAAATCCGAGAAGTGAATGAGAATAAAAAGCAGTTTATATCATTATTGTTATTAGCTGATGAACAGGAGAGCATGGTTGATCGGTATCTTGAAAAAGGAACTATGTATGTGCTTGAAGACAATGATGTAAAAGCTGAATGTGTTGTCACCGATGAAGGTAATGAAATACTTGAAATCAAGAATATCGCAGTCGATCCGGAAAATCAGGGAAAGGGCTATGGCAAAGCACTAATTGATTTTCTTGCCGGTAAATATGCAGATGAATATTCTGTTTTGCAAGTTGGAACAGGTGACAGTCCATTGACGATACCATTTTATGAAAAATGTGGATTTGTTCGTTCTCACAAGATTCCCAATTTCTTTACCGATAATTATGACCACCTAATTAATGAGGGCGGTATACAACTAATAGATATGGTATATTTGCAAAGACATATATAA
- a CDS encoding glycoside hydrolase family 36 protein: protein MTEMLHWYAETSGGVQTGNCTVTENGGALHLTADLPAGTLKAVRATLPWTMEADERLFMNGYQTWTYSPELDRNGKLRGTDHIPGFLRKKYAFDRYGDYHFAPYGHQKGQSHGFSYCYFRKGKQFRLVASLDEKPGYTILRYDSGNALLTLERDCAGVEHPGGSFPLLDLFFAEGGETEVFDGWFQAMGIKPRTEKKLAGYSSWYNRYQDITEDTIREDLTGCRSLLCLGDLFQIDDGWEPKVGDWLETDAQKFPHGLKGMVEEIHAAGFQAGLWLAPFVCEKDSALFLQHPDWLLKVNGAPWCCGCNWSGFYALDIDNPAVLDYLRRVFDRVLNDWGFDLVKLDFLYGAAPFGNARESRAARMYRAMELLRTWCGQKQILGCGVPVMPAFGLVDYCRVSCDVGLDWDDVWYMRLFHRERVSTKQALNNTLFRRQLNGRAYGSDPDVFFLREENCKLTAEQKRTLATVNALLGNVFLTSDMPSRYTDAQRAEYRRLRTLFEHATQVQAEAENDRLYIRYLLDGTPQKLCFTPF from the coding sequence ATGACTGAAATGCTGCACTGGTACGCGGAAACTTCCGGCGGCGTACAGACAGGCAACTGCACGGTCACGGAGAATGGCGGTGCGCTGCATCTGACGGCAGACCTGCCCGCCGGGACGCTGAAGGCGGTGCGTGCCACGCTGCCGTGGACGATGGAAGCAGACGAGCGTCTGTTCATGAACGGCTACCAGACATGGACCTACAGCCCGGAGCTGGACCGGAACGGCAAGCTGCGCGGCACCGACCACATCCCCGGCTTTCTGCGCAAGAAATACGCCTTTGACCGCTACGGCGATTATCATTTTGCGCCTTATGGGCATCAAAAGGGGCAGAGCCACGGCTTTTCCTACTGCTATTTCCGCAAGGGCAAGCAGTTTCGGCTGGTCGCATCGCTGGACGAGAAGCCGGGCTACACCATCCTCCGCTACGACAGCGGCAACGCCCTGCTGACGCTGGAGCGGGATTGCGCCGGGGTGGAGCATCCCGGCGGCAGTTTCCCACTCCTTGACCTGTTTTTTGCCGAGGGCGGCGAGACCGAGGTGTTCGACGGCTGGTTTCAGGCTATGGGCATCAAGCCCCGGACTGAAAAGAAGCTGGCAGGCTATTCCAGTTGGTACAACCGCTATCAGGACATCACCGAGGACACCATCCGGGAGGATCTGACCGGATGTCGCAGCCTGCTTTGTCTGGGAGACCTGTTCCAGATCGACGATGGCTGGGAGCCGAAGGTAGGCGACTGGCTGGAAACGGATGCACAGAAATTCCCCCACGGGTTGAAAGGCATGGTGGAGGAAATTCACGCCGCCGGATTTCAGGCTGGGCTATGGCTTGCACCCTTTGTGTGCGAAAAGGACTCTGCCCTTTTCCTTCAGCACCCGGACTGGCTGCTGAAGGTGAACGGTGCACCGTGGTGCTGCGGCTGCAACTGGAGCGGCTTTTATGCGCTGGACATCGACAACCCGGCCGTGCTGGATTATCTGCGCCGGGTATTTGACCGGGTGCTGAACGACTGGGGCTTCGACCTTGTCAAGCTGGATTTTCTGTACGGTGCTGCCCCCTTTGGCAACGCCCGCGAGAGCCGGGCAGCCCGGATGTACCGTGCTATGGAGCTTTTGCGCACATGGTGCGGGCAAAAGCAGATTCTCGGCTGCGGCGTACCGGTGATGCCGGCTTTCGGGCTGGTGGATTACTGCCGTGTCAGCTGTGACGTAGGGCTGGACTGGGACGATGTGTGGTATATGCGCCTGTTCCACCGGGAGCGGGTGTCCACAAAGCAGGCGCTCAACAACACGCTATTCCGGCGGCAGCTCAATGGCCGTGCCTATGGCAGCGACCCGGATGTGTTCTTCCTCCGGGAGGAAAACTGCAAGTTGACGGCAGAGCAAAAACGCACCCTTGCCACGGTCAACGCCCTGCTGGGCAATGTGTTCCTTACCTCGGATATGCCGTCCCGCTACACGGATGCGCAGCGGGCAGAGTACCGCCGTCTGCGCACCCTCTTTGAGCACGCCACCCAGGTGCAGGCAGAAGCGGAAAACGACCGTCTCTATATCCGGTATCTGCTGGACGGAACACCGCAAAAATTATGTTTTACCCCCTTCTGA